From Caulobacter segnis, a single genomic window includes:
- a CDS encoding glycoside hydrolase family 65 protein has product MARKDAIVPISPPPFSGDGGRELPAYVSNGLIGLRVRCQPLQAGMTIVSGYAGEDPERRIEGATPAPYPLAGDIAVDGAWLSDLPHQVGDLEQAYDFATGELTSRFVFQAGERRLVCTVLTFASREDPTLVCQETTLEADGACDLQVRAGVETTGVLGRALRFLRGTPGEGKADVDGALLWESAGGLDRLGLAYVTEITGGAAADAEPARPALDGQGLITTYAFRASARTRYRLRQITSLAPSAMHGRPDEHAGRMAAKARHDGFDAVRAENRAAWDELWKGRVRLVGADERWQALADAAFFYLNTSVHASSCASTSIFGLATWHDYHYYYGHVMWDIEAFATPVLTLLQPAAAHALLNYRFRNLQAARTNAQLMGRQGAQFPWESSPSKGEEAAPLPGTACWHEDHVSLDVARAFALFADATGEGEFRREKAWPVLAGVAEWIVSRVHKTAEGYEIRASMGVAEREQPVDNAAFTNMAAVVVLNDAIRVGERLGRSVDPRWRAVADGMVLPRRDRVVVSHDGYRKAEEKGGTPDSLMGVWPFGYGLDPEDEQATLRFYLDLADTYVGSPMLSALYGAWAARTGDRALALKLLDEGYAKFESGRFAQILEYRPDRFPEQPRAGPFFANMGGFLSSLVLGFPRLEPGEGEPETWFKAPVVLPSGWTAIEIDRLWVRGRPMRLEARHGEPATLSDLEETS; this is encoded by the coding sequence GTGGCAAGAAAAGACGCAATCGTCCCCATCAGCCCGCCGCCCTTCTCGGGCGACGGCGGCCGTGAACTGCCCGCCTATGTCAGCAACGGCCTGATCGGCCTGCGCGTGCGCTGCCAGCCGCTGCAGGCGGGCATGACCATCGTCAGCGGCTATGCCGGCGAGGATCCGGAGCGGCGGATCGAGGGGGCGACGCCCGCACCCTATCCGCTGGCCGGCGACATCGCCGTCGACGGGGCCTGGCTGTCGGACCTGCCGCATCAGGTCGGCGATCTGGAGCAGGCCTATGATTTCGCCACGGGCGAGCTGACCAGCCGGTTCGTCTTCCAGGCCGGCGAGCGTCGCCTGGTCTGCACGGTGCTGACCTTCGCCAGCCGCGAGGATCCGACCCTGGTCTGCCAGGAGACCACGCTCGAGGCGGACGGCGCCTGCGACCTGCAGGTCCGCGCGGGCGTCGAGACCACCGGCGTCCTGGGCCGGGCGCTGCGGTTCCTGCGCGGCACGCCCGGCGAGGGCAAGGCCGACGTCGACGGCGCCCTGCTGTGGGAGTCGGCCGGCGGACTGGACCGTCTGGGTCTGGCCTATGTCACTGAGATCACCGGCGGCGCGGCGGCGGATGCGGAGCCAGCGCGTCCGGCCCTGGACGGCCAGGGCCTGATCACCACCTACGCCTTCCGCGCCAGCGCGCGGACCCGTTATCGCCTGCGCCAGATCACCAGCCTGGCGCCCAGCGCCATGCACGGCCGTCCCGACGAGCACGCGGGACGAATGGCCGCCAAGGCGCGCCACGACGGCTTCGATGCCGTCCGCGCCGAGAACCGCGCGGCCTGGGACGAGCTCTGGAAGGGACGGGTGCGGCTGGTTGGGGCGGACGAGCGCTGGCAGGCCCTGGCCGACGCGGCGTTCTTCTACCTGAACACCTCGGTCCACGCCTCGTCGTGCGCCTCGACCTCGATCTTCGGTTTGGCCACCTGGCACGACTATCACTACTATTACGGCCACGTGATGTGGGACATCGAGGCCTTCGCCACCCCGGTCCTGACCCTGCTGCAGCCCGCAGCGGCCCACGCCCTGCTGAACTACCGCTTCCGCAACCTCCAGGCCGCCCGGACCAACGCTCAATTGATGGGTCGCCAGGGCGCGCAGTTCCCGTGGGAGAGCTCGCCGTCGAAGGGGGAGGAAGCCGCGCCCCTGCCGGGCACGGCGTGCTGGCACGAGGACCACGTCTCGCTGGACGTGGCCCGGGCCTTCGCCCTGTTCGCCGACGCCACCGGCGAGGGCGAGTTCCGGCGCGAGAAAGCCTGGCCGGTTCTGGCCGGCGTCGCCGAATGGATCGTCTCGCGCGTCCACAAGACCGCCGAGGGCTACGAGATCCGGGCCTCCATGGGCGTCGCCGAGCGCGAACAGCCGGTGGACAACGCCGCCTTCACCAACATGGCCGCCGTGGTGGTGCTGAACGACGCGATCCGGGTGGGCGAGCGCCTGGGCCGGTCGGTCGATCCGCGCTGGCGGGCCGTCGCCGACGGCATGGTCCTGCCTCGCCGCGACCGGGTGGTCGTGTCGCACGACGGCTACCGCAAGGCCGAGGAGAAGGGCGGCACGCCGGATTCCCTGATGGGCGTGTGGCCGTTCGGCTATGGCCTCGATCCCGAGGATGAGCAGGCGACCCTGCGGTTCTATCTCGACCTGGCCGACACCTATGTCGGCAGCCCGATGCTGTCGGCCCTGTACGGCGCCTGGGCGGCGCGGACCGGCGACCGGGCCCTGGCGCTGAAGCTGCTGGACGAGGGTTACGCCAAGTTCGAGAGCGGCCGCTTCGCCCAGATCCTCGAATACCGTCCCGACCGGTTCCCGGAGCAGCCCCGCGCCGGTCCGTTCTTCGCCAATATGGGCGGCTTCCTGTCGAGCCTGGTGCTGGGCTTCCCGCGCCTGGAGCCCGGCGAGGGCGAACCGGAGACCTGGTTCAAGGCCCCGGTGGTCCTGCCGTCGGGCTGGACGGCGATCGAGATCGACCGGCTCTGGGTGCGCGGTCGGCCCATGCGCCTGGAGGCGCGGCACGGCGAGCCGGCGACCCTCAGCGATCTAGAGGAAACTTCATGA
- a CDS encoding SDR family NAD(P)-dependent oxidoreductase yields MGQLEGRIAIVTGSDCGIGQGIAEELARERADVAITYLHDEASADETRHRVEACGRRAFVTRLDQADEASVTALFDGVAEALGAPDIDGGLETNWGQDG; encoded by the coding sequence ATGGGACAGCTTGAAGGCCGGATCGCGATCGTCACCGGTTCGGATTGCGGGATCGGGCAAGGCATCGCCGAGGAGCTGGCGCGCGAACGCGCCGATGTCGCCATCACCTACCTGCACGACGAGGCCAGCGCCGACGAGACGCGCCATAGGGTCGAGGCCTGCGGCCGCCGGGCCTTCGTAACCCGGCTGGACCAGGCCGACGAGGCCTCGGTGACTGCGCTCTTCGACGGCGTGGCCGAAGCGCTGGGCGCGCCCGACATCGACGGCGGGCTGGAGACCAACTGGGGCCAGGACGGTTAG
- a CDS encoding DUF72 domain-containing protein — MSKAKARTGCSGWTYDDWRGPFYPQGVRLKDRLGYYASVFDTTEINGSFYRLPTDKAVRAWADQAPEGFLFSWKVSRYVTHNKKLKDCRDSVELVFGRMAPLGDKYGPALVQLPPMLHRDDERLKRFLSWIPKGRRVTVEFRHASWYEPAVLDILRDRGAAFCVSDHHDAPSPWEVTADFAYVRGHGPGGHYHGRYSSAELDDWAAWIEARRKAGVEVFSYFDNDVKSAAPKDARLLIDRLKP; from the coding sequence ATGTCAAAGGCTAAGGCGCGCACAGGCTGCTCGGGCTGGACCTATGACGACTGGCGCGGCCCCTTCTACCCGCAGGGCGTGCGCCTGAAGGACCGGCTGGGCTATTACGCCTCGGTCTTCGACACGACCGAGATCAACGGCAGCTTCTATCGCCTGCCGACCGACAAGGCGGTGCGGGCCTGGGCCGATCAGGCCCCTGAGGGCTTCCTGTTTTCCTGGAAGGTCTCGCGCTACGTCACCCACAACAAGAAGCTCAAGGATTGCCGCGACAGCGTCGAGTTGGTGTTCGGCCGCATGGCCCCGCTGGGCGACAAATACGGTCCGGCCCTGGTCCAGCTGCCGCCGATGCTTCATCGCGACGATGAGCGGCTCAAGCGGTTCCTGTCTTGGATCCCCAAGGGCCGCCGGGTCACGGTGGAATTTCGCCACGCCAGCTGGTACGAGCCCGCGGTGCTCGACATCCTGCGTGACCGGGGCGCCGCGTTCTGCGTCTCGGACCATCACGACGCGCCCTCGCCCTGGGAGGTCACCGCCGATTTCGCCTATGTGCGCGGCCATGGGCCAGGCGGGCACTATCATGGGCGTTATTCGTCGGCCGAGCTTGATGACTGGGCCGCCTGGATCGAGGCGCGGCGCAAGGCCGGCGTCGAGGTCTTCAGCTATTTCGACAATGACGTGAAGAGCGCCGCGCCGAAGGACGCCAGGCTGCTGATCGATCGCCTGAAGCCTTAG
- a CDS encoding VOC family protein: MKSRTGPRHTRCLGMQVLDIDHAAIRTARLAETQAFFTDVLGLRLGPRPAFAFDGAWLYAGDKDVVHLVETEHDKLPSPISSINHFALRVADFDAAVAHLEKQGVPFKTDVTPGGELRQIYVTDPNGVRVELNAPGPA, encoded by the coding sequence ATGAAGTCGCGAACCGGCCCGCGCCACACGCGTTGCCTGGGCATGCAGGTTCTCGACATCGACCACGCCGCGATCAGGACCGCCCGCCTGGCGGAGACCCAGGCCTTCTTCACGGATGTGCTTGGGCTGCGGCTGGGGCCACGCCCGGCCTTCGCATTCGACGGCGCCTGGCTCTACGCCGGCGACAAGGACGTGGTGCATCTGGTCGAGACCGAGCACGACAAGCTTCCCTCCCCGATCTCGTCGATCAATCACTTCGCCCTGCGGGTCGCCGACTTCGACGCAGCCGTGGCGCACCTTGAAAAGCAGGGCGTGCCGTTCAAGACCGATGTGACGCCCGGTGGGGAGCTGCGCCAGATTTACGTGACCGATCCAAACGGCGTGCGGGTCGAGCTCAACGCGCCGGGTCCGGCCTGA
- the xth gene encoding exodeoxyribonuclease III gives MRIATFNVNGITARLPALLAWLDQTKPDIACLQELKAPQERFPKAALEDAGYGAIWHGQSAWNGVAILQRGGQPVERRRGLPGDPADLHSRYIEAQIGDLVIGGLYLPNGNPAPGPKYDYKLSWLKRFEGHACDLMAEKRPVVLAGDYNIIPTDLDVYVPDRWRDDALFRPEVRAAYERLLGQGWIDALRTMHPGETIYTFWDYLRRRFERNAGLRIDHLLLSPDLAPRLKAADVDRFARAGERPSDHAPTWVELEDR, from the coding sequence ATGCGCATCGCCACCTTTAACGTCAACGGGATCACCGCTCGCTTACCGGCCCTGCTGGCCTGGCTCGACCAGACCAAACCCGACATCGCCTGCCTGCAGGAGCTGAAGGCGCCGCAGGAGCGGTTTCCCAAGGCGGCGCTGGAAGACGCGGGCTACGGCGCGATCTGGCATGGCCAAAGCGCCTGGAACGGCGTGGCGATCCTCCAGCGCGGCGGCCAGCCGGTCGAGCGCCGTCGCGGCCTGCCCGGCGATCCGGCCGATCTGCACAGCCGCTACATCGAAGCGCAGATCGGCGACCTGGTGATCGGCGGTCTCTACCTGCCCAACGGCAACCCCGCGCCGGGCCCCAAATACGATTACAAGCTCAGCTGGCTGAAACGCTTCGAGGGCCACGCCTGCGACTTGATGGCGGAAAAGCGCCCCGTGGTCCTGGCCGGCGACTACAACATCATCCCCACGGATCTGGACGTCTACGTCCCCGACCGCTGGCGCGACGACGCCCTCTTCCGACCCGAGGTGCGCGCCGCCTACGAGCGCTTGCTGGGCCAAGGCTGGATCGATGCTTTGCGGACGATGCACCCCGGCGAGACGATCTACACGTTCTGGGACTATCTGCGCCGGCGCTTCGAGCGCAACGCGGGCCTGCGCATCGACCACTTGCTGCTAAGCCCGGACCTGGCTCCGCGCCTGAAGGCGGCCGACGTCGACCGTTTCGCCAGGGCCGGCGAGCGGCCCAGCGACCACGCTCCGACATGGGTCGAACTGGAGGACCGATGA